One stretch of Rosistilla oblonga DNA includes these proteins:
- a CDS encoding H-X9-DG-CTERM domain-containing protein: MYDDAAEVFGVRHTDTSSLTALNQSLGSAIGTSRGRINYSLGVQDVANVSFSSFHPGGAQFALADGSVKFVTDTVDFSGNAAQENTDPALVNSVFEKMIARDDGQPFQMP, translated from the coding sequence TTGTATGATGACGCTGCCGAGGTGTTTGGCGTTCGACATACCGATACGTCGTCGTTAACGGCACTGAACCAATCGCTCGGATCGGCGATCGGCACGTCGCGCGGTCGGATCAACTACAGCCTGGGCGTGCAAGACGTCGCCAACGTCAGTTTCTCCAGCTTCCATCCCGGTGGCGCCCAGTTCGCACTGGCTGACGGCAGCGTCAAGTTCGTCACTGACACGGTCGATTTCAGTGGCAATGCGGCCCAAGAGAACACCGACCCTGCGTTGGTCAACAGCGTCTTCGAAAAGATGATCGCTCGCGATGACGGCCAACCGTTTCAAATGCCGTAA
- a CDS encoding dicarboxylate/amino acid:cation symporter, translating into MSSPRLALHWQILLGMLAGLLFGLLASHFGWTEFTTNWIKPFGQIFVNMLKLIAIPLIITSLIKGVSDLQDISKFSRMGGRTILLYLCTTIVAVTLGLVVANVVAPGRSITEQTRNDLLGSADGGSGGEGQSQQIDKIKAEAAATKSQGPLQPLVDIVPDNIFSASSSNRNMLQVIFFVVFFGIGLILIPSESAKPVKDFFDGLNEVILKLVDLIMLAAPFGVFALLSALIVDAPGSDLLIALSVYAFCVLLGLGLMAFVFYPALVVIFTGRSYVSFFRGISPAQLLAFSTSSSAATLPVTMERVQEHLGVDEEVASFVLPVGATVNMDGTSLYQAVAAMFIAQAYNIDMTLGDQVTIVLTATLASIGSAAVPGAGMVMLVIVLGAIGVPEEGLALIFAIDRLLDMCRTTVNVTGDATVAMLIAKSVGMLHDPPEDHDPTPSEVLTKEQPQ; encoded by the coding sequence ATGTCGTCACCGCGTCTTGCCCTCCACTGGCAAATTCTTCTGGGCATGCTCGCCGGGCTACTCTTTGGACTGCTGGCGTCTCACTTCGGCTGGACCGAATTCACGACGAACTGGATCAAGCCGTTTGGGCAGATCTTCGTCAACATGCTGAAACTGATCGCGATCCCCTTGATCATCACCTCGCTGATCAAAGGCGTCTCCGATCTGCAGGACATCTCCAAATTTTCGCGGATGGGCGGTCGCACGATCCTGTTGTATCTGTGCACCACCATCGTCGCGGTCACGCTGGGGTTGGTGGTTGCCAACGTGGTCGCTCCGGGACGTTCGATCACCGAACAGACCCGCAACGATCTGCTGGGGAGCGCCGATGGCGGTTCCGGCGGCGAAGGGCAATCGCAACAGATCGACAAGATCAAAGCCGAGGCGGCGGCGACCAAGTCGCAGGGGCCGTTGCAACCGCTGGTCGACATCGTCCCGGATAACATCTTCTCCGCCTCGTCGTCGAACCGGAACATGTTGCAGGTGATCTTTTTTGTCGTCTTCTTTGGAATCGGTCTGATCCTGATCCCAAGTGAATCGGCCAAACCGGTCAAAGATTTCTTCGATGGCTTAAACGAAGTGATCCTCAAGCTAGTCGATCTGATCATGCTGGCAGCCCCCTTTGGCGTCTTCGCGCTGTTGAGTGCATTGATCGTCGACGCCCCGGGGTCGGACCTTTTGATCGCCCTCTCGGTCTACGCCTTCTGCGTTCTGCTGGGGCTGGGCCTGATGGCGTTTGTCTTCTATCCAGCCTTGGTTGTGATCTTCACCGGCCGCAGCTATGTCTCCTTTTTCCGTGGCATCTCGCCGGCCCAACTGCTCGCCTTTTCGACAAGCTCCAGCGCCGCGACACTACCGGTGACGATGGAACGCGTGCAGGAGCATCTGGGCGTCGACGAAGAGGTGGCCAGTTTTGTGCTGCCCGTCGGAGCGACCGTCAACATGGACGGCACCAGTCTTTATCAAGCCGTCGCCGCGATGTTCATCGCTCAAGCCTATAACATCGACATGACCCTCGGCGATCAAGTCACGATCGTCTTGACCGCCACCTTGGCTTCGATCGGTTCCGCTGCCGTGCCCGGTGCCGGGATGGTGATGTTGGTGATCGTGTTGGGTGCGATCGGCGTTCCCGAAGAGGGCCTGGCGTTGATCTTCGCCATCGACCGTCTGTTGGATATGTGCCGGACTACCGTGAACGTGACCGGCGACGCGACCGTGGCGATGCTGATCGCCAAGAGCGTCGGCATGCTTCACGATCCACCCGAAGACCACGATCCGACCCCGAGCGAAGTTCTGACGAAGGAGCAGCCGCAATGA
- the pgl gene encoding 6-phosphogluconolactonase has translation MTKPTLGSLEVFDDIASISRQACDDLIPLCCDAIAARGVCRIALAGGSTPKLLYRLMAENQQAFDWAKIELFWGDERNVLPEDDDSNFRMVREAMLDHVPIPEANVFRVPIDPADPAATAVQYEATLKTQFGGDSLQWDLVLLGMGDDAHTASLFPQTTAIDANDRLFVENWVEKFDTFRQTLTAPAINSARNVWFLIGGAGKREALQHVWGARQAPSEFPSQLIRPSAGKLRWMIAIDAMPESA, from the coding sequence ATGACTAAACCGACGCTCGGATCGCTCGAAGTTTTTGACGACATCGCCAGCATCAGCCGCCAAGCCTGCGACGACCTGATTCCGCTGTGCTGCGACGCGATCGCCGCTCGCGGCGTCTGCCGGATCGCGCTGGCTGGCGGTTCGACGCCGAAGCTGCTGTATCGATTGATGGCCGAGAACCAGCAGGCGTTCGATTGGGCCAAGATCGAATTGTTCTGGGGAGACGAACGGAACGTGTTGCCCGAGGACGACGACAGCAATTTCCGGATGGTCCGCGAGGCGATGTTGGATCACGTGCCGATTCCCGAGGCGAACGTCTTTCGCGTGCCGATCGATCCAGCCGATCCCGCGGCGACGGCGGTTCAATATGAAGCGACGTTGAAGACGCAGTTCGGCGGCGATTCGCTCCAGTGGGACCTGGTACTGCTGGGAATGGGAGACGACGCGCACACCGCGTCGCTCTTCCCGCAAACCACAGCGATCGACGCCAACGACCGTTTGTTTGTCGAAAACTGGGTTGAAAAGTTTGATACCTTCCGGCAAACGCTGACCGCTCCGGCGATCAATTCCGCTCGCAACGTCTGGTTCCTGATCGGTGGTGCCGGGAAACGCGAAGCGCTGCAACACGTCTGGGGCGCTCGACAGGCTCCGTCGGAATTCCCATCGCAATTGATCCGCCCGTCGGCAGGCAAGTTGCGATGGATGATCGCTATCGATGCGATGCCAGAATCTGCGTAG
- a CDS encoding acyl-CoA dehydrogenase family protein, translating to MNQPADNAAVEIVQAPDSPAMDALCDRLQTLADQTDRSGEWPAAQLQLCAAAGVFRWFMPTTAGGFGWSDADQTRGYLRLAAADLTTTFIITQRMGACRRIEGCENEALQKRWLPPLLDGSQFATVGISHLTTSRRHLSTPVLRAEAAGDGYRLSGYSPWVTGGAHADVIVVGATLDDGRQLLAAVPTDRPGVAAQAGIPLVALSASATDRVDLQDVAIGPDDLIAGPIEDVMSQGVGAGTGGLQTSTLAIGLSKAAVDFLTAEAQQRDALLPVAEQLQTEVRNLEVDLLSVASGNQVCSTADLRGRANRLALRASQAALTAAKGAGFVQGHPAGRWCREALFFLVWSCPQPIANAHLCELAGIE from the coding sequence ATGAATCAACCCGCCGACAACGCAGCTGTCGAAATCGTGCAAGCTCCCGATTCTCCCGCGATGGACGCCTTGTGCGATCGCCTGCAGACGCTCGCCGACCAGACCGACCGCAGTGGCGAGTGGCCCGCGGCGCAGTTGCAACTGTGTGCCGCGGCGGGAGTCTTTCGTTGGTTTATGCCGACCACCGCGGGCGGGTTCGGATGGTCCGACGCCGATCAAACGCGAGGTTATCTGCGGCTGGCCGCGGCCGATCTGACGACCACGTTTATCATCACCCAACGGATGGGAGCCTGCCGCCGGATCGAAGGCTGCGAAAACGAGGCCCTTCAAAAACGCTGGCTGCCGCCGCTGTTGGATGGCAGCCAATTTGCGACGGTCGGAATCAGTCACCTAACGACCAGCCGTCGCCATCTGAGCACGCCGGTGTTGCGAGCCGAAGCGGCCGGCGACGGCTATCGCTTGTCGGGTTACAGCCCCTGGGTAACGGGGGGGGCGCATGCGGATGTGATTGTTGTGGGAGCGACGCTCGACGACGGCCGGCAATTGTTGGCAGCCGTCCCAACCGATCGCCCAGGCGTTGCCGCGCAAGCCGGTATCCCGTTGGTGGCTCTTTCGGCCAGCGCGACCGATCGCGTCGATCTGCAAGATGTCGCGATCGGCCCCGACGATTTGATCGCCGGACCGATCGAAGATGTGATGAGTCAAGGCGTCGGCGCGGGGACGGGCGGTCTGCAAACGTCGACTCTGGCGATTGGACTATCGAAGGCCGCTGTCGATTTTCTGACGGCCGAGGCGCAACAACGCGATGCTCTACTTCCGGTCGCCGAGCAACTGCAGACCGAGGTCCGCAATTTAGAAGTCGATCTGTTGAGTGTCGCCAGCGGCAACCAGGTCTGTTCGACTGCCGATCTTCGAGGCCGGGCCAATCGGTTGGCACTGCGAGCCTCTCAGGCGGCGTTGACGGCTGCCAAAGGAGCCGGCTTTGTCCAGGGACATCCCGCCGGCCGATGGTGCCGCGAAGCACTCTTCTTTCTGGTTTGGAGTTGCCCGCAACCGATCGCCAACGCGCACCTGTGCGAATTGGCGGGGATCGAATAG